One genomic segment of Ferrimonas sp. YFM includes these proteins:
- a CDS encoding DEAD/DEAH box helicase family protein, giving the protein MHNDAKALELTFQNHIIDALKAQGWLVGQSGGYDRDRALYPDDLVAYVQETQPETWEKFCTVYGCEPERHLLNAAVRQLERKGTLWLLRNQIEDRGLRIKAATFKPDNELNPELNIRYSKNILRVVPELVYSPNGYEGRIDLTLFLNGIPVSTLELKSCFKQSLENAKRQYRYDRPPKTGNKDEPLLKFRRGALVHFALNQFEVAMTTKLVGKETFFLPFNRGTEAGGAGNDHPAEGYATEYLWNEVLQPDNWLRILQRFMHLEVKESYDELGALRRKETMIFPRYHQWKVVNRLLQTVRAEGTGRKYLIQHSAGSGKSNSIAWLAHQASSLTDAKGDKIFNSVIVITDRTVLDSQLQETISQFEHADGVVGRINRDEGTGSKSSQLTDALATGTPIIIVTIQTFPHVLKAIQESTGLKDRTFAVIADEAHSSQTGSTARQLREVLMAEQLEDGQELSAEDVMNATLAARGGSNQISYFAFTATPKAKTLELFGRPEDDTLPPSKKNPPRAFDVYSMRQAIEEGFILDVLKNYTNYKMAYRLAMKGQEADEEVDSKKAKTKLARWVRLHPHNIAQKAQVIVEHFRETVMPLLAGEAKAMVVTSSRIEAVHYKLAFDKYVAEQGYDRIQAMVAFSGEVNDPETRPEPFTELNMNPGLKGRDMRKAFDTDEYQVMLVANKFQTGFDQPKLCAMYVDKKLTGVDCIQTLSRLNRTYPGKDTTYVLDFVNEPEEILEQFQQYFETAEIEQPSDPNLVYDMQHKLLENTIINRSEVTAFADAYFDPKRGAEALTGYIKPAVDRYSKRYRHANETLREARKQLKRLGLEGTDTDRANAERSVKMAEEARSELDIFKKDVNSFIRFYEFVSQIAPFQDVELEQLNVYCRHLLPLLKQEVIEEEDIDLSAVVLSHYNLKHKRTQDLKLKEGEGEGLTGITGLGSAAPKEQKKDMLSEILEKMNELFGVETTDGDKLTLLQGAVSKISENDAVMDQVKNNSSEAQIMMGDFPKAMESAMIEAMGSYTQLTTDYLSKPEVAKEFNKLVLGMLMKGLVAGASAGS; this is encoded by the coding sequence GCATAACGATGCCAAAGCCCTGGAGCTGACCTTCCAGAACCACATTATCGACGCCCTTAAGGCTCAGGGTTGGCTAGTAGGCCAATCCGGGGGCTACGACCGTGACCGAGCACTCTACCCGGATGACCTTGTGGCCTACGTGCAGGAGACCCAGCCGGAAACCTGGGAGAAGTTCTGCACTGTCTATGGCTGCGAGCCGGAGCGGCATCTGCTGAACGCAGCAGTCCGCCAGCTAGAGCGAAAGGGCACCCTGTGGCTGCTGCGAAACCAGATAGAGGACCGGGGACTGCGGATCAAGGCTGCCACCTTTAAGCCGGACAACGAGCTGAATCCGGAGCTGAACATCCGCTACAGCAAGAACATCCTGCGGGTGGTGCCGGAGCTGGTATACAGCCCAAACGGCTATGAGGGTCGCATCGACCTCACCCTGTTCTTAAACGGTATCCCGGTATCCACTCTGGAGCTCAAGTCCTGCTTCAAGCAGAGCCTGGAGAACGCCAAGCGCCAGTATCGGTACGACCGGCCTCCGAAGACAGGTAACAAAGATGAGCCTCTGCTCAAGTTCCGCCGGGGAGCCCTGGTGCACTTCGCCCTCAACCAGTTTGAAGTGGCGATGACCACCAAGCTGGTGGGCAAGGAGACCTTCTTCCTGCCCTTTAACCGGGGTACAGAAGCCGGTGGTGCCGGTAATGACCATCCTGCCGAGGGCTATGCCACCGAATACCTGTGGAACGAGGTACTACAGCCGGACAATTGGCTGCGGATCTTGCAGCGGTTCATGCACTTGGAGGTGAAGGAGAGCTACGATGAGCTCGGAGCTCTGAGGCGGAAGGAGACGATGATCTTCCCCCGCTACCACCAGTGGAAGGTGGTCAACCGGTTGCTGCAGACAGTACGGGCGGAGGGAACCGGCAGGAAGTACCTGATTCAGCACTCCGCAGGCTCCGGGAAATCTAATTCCATTGCCTGGTTGGCTCATCAGGCATCGTCGTTGACCGACGCCAAGGGCGATAAGATCTTTAACTCGGTGATCGTCATTACCGACCGCACCGTGCTGGACAGCCAGCTCCAGGAAACCATTAGCCAGTTCGAACACGCCGACGGTGTGGTAGGCCGGATCAACCGTGACGAAGGCACTGGCAGCAAGTCCAGCCAGCTTACCGATGCCCTGGCGACAGGAACGCCTATTATCATCGTCACCATTCAGACCTTCCCCCATGTCCTTAAGGCGATTCAGGAGTCTACTGGCCTGAAGGATCGCACTTTCGCGGTGATCGCCGATGAAGCCCACTCCAGCCAGACTGGCAGCACCGCCCGTCAGTTGCGGGAAGTGTTGATGGCGGAGCAACTGGAGGATGGCCAGGAGCTCTCTGCCGAGGATGTGATGAACGCCACTCTGGCGGCCCGTGGTGGCTCCAACCAGATCAGCTACTTCGCCTTCACGGCGACCCCCAAGGCCAAGACCCTGGAGCTGTTCGGGCGTCCCGAAGATGACACCCTGCCTCCCTCCAAGAAGAACCCGCCCAGGGCTTTCGACGTTTACTCCATGCGTCAGGCCATCGAGGAGGGATTCATCCTGGATGTGCTGAAGAACTACACCAACTACAAGATGGCTTACCGACTGGCAATGAAAGGCCAGGAGGCGGACGAAGAGGTGGACAGCAAGAAGGCCAAGACCAAGCTCGCCAGGTGGGTTCGACTGCACCCCCACAACATCGCCCAGAAGGCCCAGGTGATTGTGGAGCACTTCAGGGAGACGGTGATGCCTTTGCTGGCGGGAGAGGCCAAGGCGATGGTGGTCACCTCCAGCCGAATAGAAGCGGTGCACTACAAGCTGGCTTTCGACAAGTACGTGGCCGAGCAGGGCTATGACCGCATTCAGGCGATGGTGGCTTTCTCCGGTGAGGTGAACGACCCCGAGACCCGGCCAGAGCCCTTTACCGAGCTCAACATGAACCCCGGCCTTAAGGGACGGGATATGCGTAAAGCCTTCGATACCGACGAGTATCAGGTGATGCTGGTGGCCAACAAGTTCCAGACCGGCTTCGATCAGCCTAAGCTGTGTGCCATGTACGTGGACAAGAAGCTGACCGGCGTGGATTGCATCCAGACGCTGTCCCGGCTTAACCGTACCTATCCCGGTAAGGACACCACCTACGTGCTGGACTTCGTCAATGAGCCGGAAGAGATTCTGGAGCAGTTCCAGCAGTACTTTGAGACGGCGGAGATTGAGCAGCCCTCTGATCCCAACTTGGTGTATGACATGCAGCACAAGCTGCTTGAGAACACCATCATTAACCGCTCCGAGGTCACCGCCTTCGCCGATGCCTACTTCGATCCCAAACGAGGGGCCGAGGCGTTGACCGGCTACATCAAGCCAGCGGTGGACAGGTACAGCAAACGCTACCGGCATGCCAACGAGACCTTGAGGGAGGCCAGGAAGCAGCTTAAACGGCTTGGGCTGGAGGGCACCGATACCGACAGGGCTAACGCCGAGCGTAGCGTTAAGATGGCCGAAGAGGCCCGCAGCGAACTGGACATCTTCAAGAAGGATGTGAACAGCTTCATCCGCTTCTATGAGTTCGTCTCCCAGATCGCTCCCTTCCAGGATGTGGAGCTGGAGCAATTGAACGTCTACTGCCGACACCTGCTGCCGCTGCTGAAGCAGGAGGTGATCGAGGAGGAGGATATCGACCTCTCTGCGGTGGTGCTAAGCCACTACAACCTGAAACACAAGCGGACCCAGGACTTGAAGCTCAAAGAGGGTGAAGGGGAAGGTCTGACAGGCATCACCGGCCTGGGCAGTGCCGCTCCCAAGGAGCAGAAGAAGGACATGCTGTCGGAGATCCTGGAGAAGATGAACGAGCTGTTTGGGGTAGAGACCACCGACGGTGACAAGCTAACCTTGCTTCAGGGGGCGGTCTCCAAGATCAGCGAGAACGACGCCGTGATGGATCAGGTGAAGAACAACAGCTCCGAAGCCCAGATCATGATGGGCGACTTCCCCAAGGCGATGGAGAGCGCCATGATTGAGGCGATGGGCTCCTACACCCAATTAACCACCGACTACCTATCCAAGCCGGAGGTAGCCAAGGAGTTCAACAAGCTGGTGTTGGGGATGTTGATGAAGGGCCTGGTAGCCGGGGCATCTGCCGGGTCATAG
- a CDS encoding HNH endonuclease signature motif containing protein: MWLQYDHLVPHARGGNNDLSNLVLTCAPCNYGRLDSLVEEVGLVSPFSRKPNPADWDGLERLLR, encoded by the coding sequence ATGTGGCTGCAGTACGATCACTTGGTACCTCATGCCCGGGGTGGCAACAACGACCTCTCCAACCTGGTTCTGACCTGTGCACCCTGCAATTACGGCAGGTTAGACAGCCTGGTTGAGGAGGTCGGCTTGGTGTCTCCCTTCAGCAGGAAGCCGAACCCTGCTGACTGGGACGGGCTAGAGAGGCTACTTCGCTAG
- the radC gene encoding DNA repair protein RadC has product MSESTSNHIYPGHRPGDHIIHKALTILESRQQQPGDSLTSALDAKNYLRLKLAEQQREVFAVLMLDSQHRVIEYQELFLGTIDVANVYPREVVKAVLGCNAAAVILSHNHPSGHAEPSQADRQVTSKLQRALTVIDVPVLDHLIIGNPGVTSFAERGWL; this is encoded by the coding sequence ATGTCTGAATCTACTTCCAATCACATCTACCCCGGTCATCGTCCTGGTGACCACATCATCCACAAGGCATTGACCATTCTGGAGAGCCGCCAGCAACAGCCTGGAGATTCCCTGACCTCTGCGTTGGATGCAAAGAACTACCTGCGTCTGAAGTTGGCGGAACAGCAGCGGGAAGTATTCGCCGTTCTGATGCTCGACAGCCAGCACCGCGTCATCGAGTATCAAGAGCTTTTCCTCGGCACCATCGACGTAGCCAACGTCTATCCCCGCGAGGTCGTTAAGGCAGTGCTGGGATGTAACGCAGCGGCGGTGATCTTGTCCCACAACCATCCGTCAGGGCATGCGGAGCCTAGTCAGGCTGATCGCCAGGTCACTAGCAAGTTGCAGCGAGCACTAACCGTGATCGATGTGCCAGTGTTGGACCACCTGATCATAGGTAACCCCGGTGTGACCTCCTTCGCCGAGCGGGGGTGGTTATGA
- a CDS encoding DUF2787 family protein, whose translation MTQIAHIDTIGLPFRLKLSLLRQLEFRLSEVLKIQPGASSLILNFRDPSYSPQTGGYHPVEIRLERCVGESSWRLCYITDFAYFGDGPYVELAKELDFDFTSGVGYQAYAGEHPIRRCLQLFRLWETNFLHYLSNGVYQVQPSVG comes from the coding sequence ATGACACAGATTGCCCATATCGACACCATAGGATTGCCGTTCCGCTTGAAGCTTTCTCTGCTTCGGCAGTTGGAGTTTCGCCTCTCGGAGGTGCTGAAGATACAGCCTGGTGCCTCAAGCCTGATACTCAACTTCCGAGACCCGAGCTACAGTCCTCAGACCGGTGGTTATCACCCGGTCGAAATCAGGTTAGAGCGGTGTGTGGGGGAGAGCAGCTGGCGGCTGTGCTACATCACCGACTTCGCCTACTTTGGTGACGGCCCCTATGTGGAGCTCGCCAAGGAGTTGGATTTCGACTTCACCAGCGGCGTGGGTTACCAGGCGTATGCTGGTGAGCACCCGATCCGGCGATGCCTTCAGTTGTTCCGCCTCTGGGAAACCAACTTCCTTCACTACCTCAGTAATGGGGTTTACCAGGTGCAGCCTTCCGTAGGCTGA
- a CDS encoding recombinase family protein — translation MAIVGYARVSTTGQSIDQQLRTLEGCDKVFQEKISGSRTDRPQLEALLDYVRAGDILKVTKLDRLARNTRHLLELVELLDRKGVALQVVNLGIDTSTPTGKLMLTMIGAIATFEREIMLERQAEGIVLAKQRGVYKGRKPTAQAKKAELMELLSQGVPKRQAAAELGISESSLYRMLSGQR, via the coding sequence ATGGCCATAGTCGGATATGCACGGGTATCGACGACGGGGCAATCCATCGACCAGCAGCTACGTACCCTGGAGGGCTGCGACAAAGTATTCCAGGAGAAGATCAGCGGTAGTCGTACCGACCGCCCGCAGCTTGAGGCCCTGCTCGATTACGTGAGGGCTGGGGACATTCTAAAGGTAACGAAGCTGGACCGTCTGGCAAGAAACACCCGTCACCTTCTGGAGCTGGTCGAACTGCTGGACCGCAAAGGGGTAGCCCTACAGGTCGTCAACCTGGGGATCGATACTTCCACCCCGACGGGGAAGCTGATGCTTACCATGATCGGTGCCATCGCGACCTTCGAGAGGGAGATCATGCTGGAACGTCAGGCGGAGGGCATCGTCCTGGCCAAGCAAAGAGGGGTTTACAAGGGCCGCAAGCCTACCGCACAGGCCAAGAAGGCGGAGCTGATGGAACTGCTCAGCCAGGGTGTACCCAAGCGCCAGGCCGCAGCAGAGCTCGGAATTAGTGAATCCAGCCTGTACCGCATGCTAAGTGGTCAGAGGTAG
- a CDS encoding AraC family transcriptional regulator, with translation MKQATKFAVHRGWQLLLTDMGMDAAEVLRLAGLPGDLFSRNDAHMTTSEYYRLWDALEQLAGARQLPLMLANAISAEAFDAPIFAALCSDNLNHGFSRLSQFKRLIGPLTLKVEIGEHRTRAIAGCYGYPGQLPRALALTEMVFLCQLVRLATRHRVEPLAVTVPSLPQDLAAYQAYFGVAPKLGKEARIEFSAEDAQRPFLTRNEAMWAQFEPGLRQSLASLDANASTVERLRSLLLEMLPAGQSGAEQAASRLAMSKRTLQRRLSSEQSNFQQVLDDTRLELAHHYLGRQQSAAEVAFLLGYQDTTSFYRAFQAWTGTTPERYRQAH, from the coding sequence ATGAAACAGGCAACAAAATTTGCGGTTCACCGAGGCTGGCAACTGCTGCTGACCGACATGGGGATGGATGCGGCCGAGGTGCTCAGGCTGGCCGGACTGCCCGGGGATCTGTTCAGTCGCAACGATGCCCATATGACCACCAGCGAATACTACCGCCTGTGGGACGCTCTGGAACAGCTGGCAGGAGCGCGTCAGCTGCCGCTGATGCTGGCCAACGCCATCTCTGCCGAGGCCTTTGACGCCCCTATCTTTGCGGCCCTGTGCAGCGATAACCTCAACCATGGCTTCTCTCGCCTGAGCCAGTTTAAGCGTCTTATCGGCCCTCTGACCCTTAAGGTGGAAATTGGTGAACACCGCACCCGTGCTATTGCTGGGTGTTATGGCTATCCAGGTCAGTTGCCCAGGGCACTGGCGCTCACCGAAATGGTGTTTCTGTGTCAACTGGTCAGGCTGGCCACCCGCCATCGCGTCGAGCCATTGGCGGTGACTGTACCGTCGCTGCCACAGGACCTGGCCGCCTATCAGGCCTATTTCGGTGTGGCGCCGAAGCTTGGGAAGGAGGCCAGGATTGAGTTCAGTGCCGAGGATGCCCAAAGGCCGTTTCTGACCCGAAACGAAGCGATGTGGGCCCAGTTTGAGCCTGGGCTGCGCCAGTCTCTGGCTTCTCTGGACGCCAATGCCTCGACGGTAGAGCGGCTGCGAAGCCTGCTGCTGGAGATGCTTCCCGCGGGCCAGAGCGGCGCCGAGCAGGCGGCGTCTCGTCTGGCCATGAGCAAGCGCACCTTGCAGCGCAGGCTGTCGTCAGAGCAGAGCAATTTTCAACAGGTGCTGGATGATACCCGGCTGGAACTGGCCCACCACTACCTGGGCAGACAGCAGAGCGCCGCCGAGGTGGCGTTCCTGCTGGGCTATCAGGACACCACCTCCTTCTACCGGGCGTTTCAGGCCTGGACAGGCACCACGCCGGAGCGCTACCGCCAGGCCCATTAA
- a CDS encoding iron-containing alcohol dehydrogenase yields the protein MNQSLQANHHSPEPGFALRQTLYRGWAALAKPVYRILPIASPEVFSGSQALAEGIAELTKQGIKRPVVITDTAFVGLPVFQRLLDAMNEAKLDYSVFSDIVPDPDFSVIERGIEHCRNHEFDGVIAIGGGSSIDATKVINPCARHNIDPRSVPGMLKLRKRGHYFMAIPTTAGTGSEATAAAVITDEQTHQKKVVISLTVVPELAVLDPSLMMGLPPGITAATGMDALTHAMESYLSRYATAKTDALNLESMARIFDHLPRAFHDGANDEEARRQMAIASHNAGVAFTRTSVGWVHAIAHQLGAFYGVPHGLANAMVLPHVLAFYLPFAETRMAEMARHLGLKGDTDADLALALVDAVHNLCGQLEIQPLLSMVKEEDIEQITRNVIDEAYRSPYPVPGYFSSYGELEAFIRGMMVAR from the coding sequence ATGAATCAATCGCTTCAGGCAAATCACCATTCACCCGAGCCAGGATTTGCCCTGCGTCAGACCCTGTACAGGGGATGGGCCGCCTTGGCCAAGCCGGTCTACCGGATCTTGCCCATTGCCAGCCCGGAGGTATTCAGCGGCAGTCAGGCCCTGGCCGAGGGGATTGCCGAATTGACCAAACAGGGGATCAAGCGCCCTGTGGTGATCACCGACACCGCCTTCGTGGGTTTGCCTGTGTTCCAGCGGTTGCTGGACGCCATGAATGAGGCCAAGTTGGACTACTCGGTATTCAGTGACATAGTCCCGGACCCGGACTTCTCCGTCATCGAGCGCGGCATCGAGCACTGCCGCAATCATGAGTTCGATGGTGTCATCGCCATCGGCGGTGGCTCCTCCATCGACGCCACCAAGGTGATCAACCCCTGTGCCCGTCACAACATCGATCCCCGCTCGGTGCCCGGCATGCTGAAGCTGCGCAAACGAGGTCACTACTTCATGGCCATTCCCACCACCGCGGGCACCGGCTCCGAAGCCACCGCCGCCGCGGTGATCACCGACGAGCAGACTCATCAGAAAAAGGTGGTGATCAGCCTCACCGTGGTGCCGGAACTGGCGGTACTGGACCCCTCTCTGATGATGGGCCTGCCTCCGGGGATCACCGCTGCCACCGGCATGGACGCCCTCACCCACGCCATGGAGTCCTACCTGAGCCGCTACGCCACCGCCAAGACAGACGCCCTCAACCTGGAGAGCATGGCGCGGATCTTCGATCACCTGCCCCGGGCCTTCCACGACGGCGCCAACGACGAGGAGGCCAGGCGGCAGATGGCCATCGCCTCCCACAATGCCGGTGTCGCCTTTACCCGCACCAGTGTCGGCTGGGTACACGCCATCGCCCATCAGCTGGGCGCCTTCTATGGTGTGCCTCATGGCCTGGCCAATGCCATGGTGCTGCCCCATGTGCTGGCCTTCTACCTGCCCTTCGCGGAAACCCGCATGGCCGAAATGGCGCGCCACCTCGGCTTGAAGGGCGATACCGATGCCGACCTTGCCCTGGCCCTGGTGGACGCGGTGCACAACCTCTGCGGTCAATTGGAGATTCAGCCGCTGCTGAGCATGGTCAAAGAGGAAGACATCGAGCAGATCACCCGCAATGTCATCGACGAAGCCTACCGCAGCCCCTATCCGGTGCCCGGCTACTTCAGCTCCTATGGCGAGCTGGAAGCCTTTATCCGCGGCATGATGGTGGCACGCTAG
- a CDS encoding alkaline phosphatase — protein MKLTTQSLLALAITAALAGCNSSDNDSDTVTPEPFRVAKADIATNTSNPYYQAGESNVAAAKARTADNHRGAAKNVILFVGDGMGISTVTAARILDGQMKGGLGEENNLSFDSFPYSGLVKTYNVDAQTPDSAGTMTALISGVKTDVGVIGVDEDIIRGDYATVAGNELMSAVEMAEIAGMSTGVVSTARITHATPAATYAKSADRNWEDVSDMPQDAVDAGFPDIADQLVKFEHYLESRISGLDVDGLDVVMGGGRRHFLPKDASANSADARSSVEGDRTDDRNLVSEWQAKYPQGTYVMDKSGFDAIDAATATKVFGLFNESHMQYEADRGNDIAGEPSLAEMTAKAIDILDNNDKGYFLVVEAGRIDHGHHAGSAYGALTDTIEMSEAVAKAAEMTSDSDTLILVTADHSHVFTIAGYPKRGNPILGKVVGVDGEQATASDGLPYTTLGYTNGRGFQDLGEETNADASYDQAINAGRHDLTDVDTTAPGYHQEALVPRSSETHAAEDVGVYARGPGAQLVTGTNEQSYLFHVMEHAADLSGRAEQALK, from the coding sequence ATGAAACTGACCACTCAATCCCTGCTGGCCCTGGCCATCACTGCCGCCCTGGCCGGCTGTAACTCCAGCGACAACGACAGTGACACCGTCACCCCCGAGCCGTTCCGCGTTGCCAAGGCGGACATCGCCACCAATACCAGCAACCCCTACTACCAGGCCGGCGAGTCCAACGTCGCCGCCGCCAAGGCGCGCACTGCCGACAACCACCGCGGCGCCGCCAAGAACGTCATCCTGTTCGTCGGCGATGGTATGGGCATCTCCACCGTCACCGCCGCCCGCATCCTGGACGGTCAGATGAAAGGTGGCCTGGGCGAGGAGAACAACCTGAGCTTCGACAGCTTCCCCTACTCCGGCTTGGTTAAGACCTACAACGTCGACGCCCAGACCCCGGATTCCGCCGGCACCATGACCGCGCTGATCAGCGGCGTGAAAACCGACGTCGGCGTGATTGGCGTCGATGAGGACATCATCCGCGGCGACTACGCCACCGTAGCCGGTAATGAGCTGATGAGCGCCGTCGAGATGGCGGAGATCGCCGGCATGTCCACCGGTGTGGTATCCACCGCCCGCATCACCCACGCCACCCCCGCCGCCACCTACGCCAAGTCAGCCGACCGTAACTGGGAAGATGTGTCCGACATGCCTCAGGACGCCGTGGACGCCGGCTTCCCCGACATCGCCGATCAGCTGGTGAAGTTTGAACACTACCTGGAGAGCCGCATCAGTGGTCTGGATGTGGACGGCCTGGACGTGGTCATGGGCGGTGGCCGCCGTCACTTCCTGCCCAAGGATGCCTCCGCCAACAGCGCCGATGCCCGCTCCTCTGTCGAGGGAGATCGCACCGACGACCGCAACCTGGTGAGCGAATGGCAGGCCAAGTACCCTCAGGGCACCTATGTGATGGACAAGAGCGGCTTCGACGCCATCGATGCCGCCACCGCCACCAAGGTGTTCGGCCTGTTCAACGAGTCCCACATGCAGTATGAAGCGGACCGGGGTAACGACATCGCCGGTGAACCCTCCCTGGCGGAGATGACCGCCAAGGCGATCGACATCCTCGACAACAACGACAAGGGCTACTTCCTGGTGGTTGAAGCGGGTCGAATCGATCACGGCCACCACGCCGGCTCCGCCTACGGCGCCCTGACCGACACCATCGAGATGTCTGAAGCCGTGGCCAAAGCGGCCGAGATGACCTCTGACAGTGACACCCTGATCCTGGTCACCGCCGATCACAGCCACGTGTTCACCATCGCCGGCTACCCCAAGCGGGGCAACCCCATCCTGGGCAAGGTAGTCGGTGTGGATGGCGAGCAGGCCACCGCCTCCGACGGCCTGCCCTACACCACCCTGGGCTACACCAACGGCCGCGGCTTCCAGGATCTGGGCGAAGAGACCAACGCCGACGCAAGCTATGATCAGGCCATCAATGCCGGTCGTCACGACCTGACCGATGTGGACACCACCGCCCCCGGTTATCACCAGGAAGCCCTAGTGCCCCGCAGCTCGGAAACCCACGCCGCCGAAGATGTGGGTGTCTACGCCCGCGGCCCCGGCGCCCAACTGGTGACCGGCACCAATGAGCAGAGCTACCTGTTCCACGTGATGGAGCACGCCGCCGACCTCAGCGGCCGCGCCGAACAAGCCCTGAAGTAA
- a CDS encoding alkaline phosphatase has protein sequence MKLLWSSLATAVALSLSHTAGAQVLPNYQISNPWYQQAQQDLHTKLTADSGTQAKNVILFVGDGMGISTLTAARILEGQQQGMLGEEHALSFEKFGYSALVKTYNTDAQTPDSAGTMTAMIAGVKTDAGVLSVDEDIERGQCSTVSGNELTTAIELAEIKGLATGVISTARITHATPAATYAKSADRNWEDISDMPEEAVAAGCKDIADQLVNFKENLQARFPDAQIDGLDVVMGGGRRHFLPKEEAFNSSDARSAVEGDRTDGRDLTAEWQQKYSDGVYVMDQAGFDAIDPASTHRVLGLFNESHMQYEADRHNDIAGEPSLSEMTTKAIEILKQDEDGYLLVVESGRIDHGHHAGSASTALTDTIELAKAVEMAQAAAGDDTLILVTADHSHVFTIAGYPRRGNPILGKVVGVDGQVAMASDGLPYTTLGYTNGRGFQDLGTETDGDASYGEEIAAGRHDLTLVDTTTSGYHQEAVIPKSSETHAGEDISLHATGPGAQYVQGVIEQSQVFHLIDDALNLVAK, from the coding sequence ATGAAACTTTTATGGAGCTCTCTCGCCACCGCCGTGGCCCTGTCGCTCTCCCACACCGCCGGGGCCCAGGTCCTGCCCAACTATCAAATCAGCAACCCCTGGTACCAGCAGGCCCAACAGGATCTGCACACCAAGCTGACCGCCGACAGCGGCACCCAAGCGAAGAACGTCATCCTATTTGTCGGCGATGGCATGGGGATCTCCACCCTGACCGCGGCCCGCATCCTTGAGGGCCAGCAGCAGGGCATGCTGGGTGAAGAGCACGCCCTGAGCTTCGAGAAGTTTGGCTACTCCGCCCTGGTAAAAACCTACAACACCGATGCCCAGACTCCGGACTCCGCCGGCACCATGACCGCCATGATCGCCGGGGTGAAAACCGATGCCGGCGTACTCAGCGTCGATGAGGACATCGAACGGGGCCAGTGCAGCACGGTGTCAGGCAATGAACTGACTACCGCCATCGAACTGGCGGAGATCAAAGGCCTGGCCACCGGGGTCATCTCCACCGCCCGAATCACCCACGCCACCCCGGCCGCCACCTACGCCAAATCTGCCGACCGCAACTGGGAAGATATTTCCGATATGCCTGAAGAGGCGGTGGCCGCCGGGTGTAAAGACATCGCCGATCAGCTGGTGAACTTTAAGGAGAACCTGCAAGCTCGCTTCCCGGACGCACAAATCGATGGCCTGGATGTGGTCATGGGCGGCGGCCGCCGCCATTTCCTGCCCAAAGAGGAAGCCTTCAACAGCAGCGACGCCCGCTCCGCCGTTGAGGGTGACCGTACCGATGGCCGTGACCTGACCGCCGAATGGCAGCAGAAGTACAGCGACGGCGTCTATGTGATGGACCAGGCTGGCTTCGACGCCATCGACCCAGCCAGCACCCACCGGGTACTGGGGCTGTTTAACGAGTCTCACATGCAGTATGAGGCGGACCGCCACAACGACATTGCCGGCGAGCCCTCCCTGAGCGAGATGACCACCAAGGCCATTGAGATCCTGAAACAGGATGAGGACGGCTACCTGCTGGTGGTGGAATCCGGCCGCATCGACCACGGCCACCACGCAGGCTCCGCCTCCACCGCCCTCACCGACACCATCGAACTGGCCAAGGCGGTCGAGATGGCCCAGGCCGCCGCCGGCGACGACACCCTGATTCTGGTGACCGCCGACCACAGCCACGTGTTCACCATTGCCGGCTACCCGCGCCGCGGCAACCCCATCCTCGGCAAGGTGGTTGGCGTCGATGGCCAGGTGGCCATGGCCTCCGACGGCCTGCCCTACACCACTTTGGGCTACACCAATGGCCGGGGCTTCCAGGATCTCGGCACAGAGACCGATGGCGACGCCAGCTATGGCGAAGAGATCGCCGCCGGGCGCCACGATCTGACCCTGGTAGACACTACCACCTCCGGTTACCACCAGGAAGCGGTGATTCCCAAGAGCTCGGAAACCCACGCCGGCGAGGACATCAGCCTGCACGCCACCGGCCCCGGTGCTCAGTATGTTCAAGGAGTCATTGAACAGAGCCAGGTGTTCCACCTGATCGACGACGCCCTGAACCTGGTTGCCAAATAA